The genomic window CGGGAAGCAGGTGGACGGAGCAGGGATTTGTGCTGCTGCACACCAGGGCTTGGGGCACTTGGTTATTGAGCTGAGACGGTTATTGCCAGCAGCTAAACAAACTAATGGGAAGGATATTtccctggagagggagaaggttTTTGATTTAGACTGTGCTGTTTAAGCTCAGACTCTCACTGCAGCTAAGATTTCCTTCTGAGGGTAATAATTATCCCAAAGCAGAGCCCAggcatgtgtttgtttttctgctccctgtctggaagggtttggtttgggggctgTAATTTCCCCTGGTGTTCAGCACCCTCTGCACCccttgcccagctctggggaccAGAGCTAGAGGGAAGCAAAGAAAAGCTCAGTGCACAGCTTTATGCAGAGATCACCCTCAGGTATTAAACTAATTACCAGGGAGAGGCATCAGTCCCATaggggctctgctccagccctctgcaaGCTGCAGTCCCAAAGGCAGCACTATTGCTGCCAGTCCTGCATCTCCTCCACTGGTTCTGGAatgaaaattgctttaaaaGCTGCAAGAGAAGCCATTTGGTTCTTCTAAGTGATgggaatggaaaagaaaaaggaaagaaggaatggGAACACTTTTGTTCTCGCTGGCAGGAAAATGAGGttcagcttttgaaaatatataGGGCCTCTAGTGCTAACTGCAGGGCTGGAGTCTCCAAGGAGTGATTTCTTCCTCCTGAAccataataataacaataaatgattaaaaagaaaacagcttaaATCTATATCTATAGTTAACTCAGGACTCCTTCAGAGTTTGGGCCTGTTgctgaataaataaatgtttatttgaAAAAGGAACCTCCAGCCTCCTGCAAATGAGAGGCAACTAAGCAGCACTCAGGGCCAGCCCTCACACGTGCAGCAGAGACAAGGGGAAATCCTGCTGGATCAGGTTATTCTGGTTTTATCCCAGATTAGGGAAAACCAGTCCTGGCTTCATGCCCGCCCACTCCCAATGCAGCACCCTCCATCAGCCACGCTGCCCAGTGCACTGGTTTGGTGCAAGAGCAGAGAGTCACGCTGGCCACCTTCAGAGAGATTTCTCTCTTCTGATGTGCCCAAAAAGTGAGTGCCAAAGTGGAGGAAACATCCTAAGAAAATGCATAAGCTCATGGCCACAGGAATGACTGTATTCTCCATCCCATGGGACAGCTGCTCCCAACCACTGCCGGCCACTCTGACCCGTGGCCACTATTGCTGgggtgcccagccccacagcaggcaGTGAGATAAGGCTCAGGGACGTGCCGTGAGTCACAGAGGGCTGGGCAGCTATACCACCACACTGCCCAGCACATGGTGCCCCAGCTTCCCAGGATGCCTCAGCACCCACATAGCCTGTGGAGAGAGACGGCACAGCCAGGATACTGAAAGGTATGTAGACTTGTCCCATCCCTGACAGGCAGTTTCTAGAGCATGACTGAAATAATCCATTTCTgcagcacttttcctttgaCTTGCTGACAGGTTAGAGGGTTGCATTCAGAAGGTTTTAgttgtttctcttccttttagGCTGGAGGTGAAGGGGAAGCCCCACGTGCTGGCATTCTTTCCATGAggtgcagctgtgctggtttcaTGGCCAGAACTAATGAATTAGCTGTGTTAATGGGGATCCATGATGTGGTGGAATCAGCTGTGTGATGTGAGGTCCAGGTCAAAGCCCTTTATCCCTCATGGATGTGGATGAATTTGCAGGATGTTCACTGTGCAGAGTGTGTGGCTTGTCCAAGGTCAAGTTGCTGCTCAGGTTattgtgtgttttttcttgcaCTGCTAAAAGAGGTGGTATAGAGACCCAGTCTTGCTGCCCACATAGCACCAGTAgggcagaaattattttcttttaaaaactgatgGCATCATCTAGAGTTTTGAGAAACCAGACTAGATGGAAGGGTAGGAGGACATGAGGTGCCAAGTGCTTTCTGGTAGATAGCAGCAAACACTGGTCAACACCCCAGATAACTACTAGATTGTGCTGGGGAAAGTTTTGCCATAAGATGTCCTCTCCAGCCATTTGGTGGATCCAGCAGCTGGCCAAGCATGAATGGAGGAATTTATAAGCCCTCTGGCAAACAGCACGCTCTAGCTGAGTAGCTTGGAAAAACTCAGTCAGATTGACTCCTTTTGAGACTGACAATGGCGCTGTAGCATCCTCCGTTCTCCTGTAGTGGGATAAACCCTGAACATAGGGTGGACACGCGCCCATTCAACACAGTCCGTCCTCTGCACCCCTGCATTCAGTTTTGCAGGAAAACCCTGACTGCTGGAGGGGTGACTCGGTACGTGTGGGCAGGGATGACATCTGGCAGTCACACTCTTTGGAGCCACATCCTCACCCCACGGCAAAATGACCATGTTCATAGTCAGGGACATGCCAGGAGAGAGAGGAACATGTGGGgctcaaaagcagaaaaaaaaatagggaaaaaaaaggcagaagtttGTGGGAAGAGAAGTAAAGttttcctgcagtgccaggatgcAACAGAAACATTCACCTGCTGAATCCTGGAAAATCTCCCTGGGTTTCTTCTTGACAGCAGTAACTCAGCTCCACTAAGTGGCACTTCAATCCAGAGCAGACTTGGGTGGAGCCTTCACCTTACCATGCCAGGAACCTCTTTAGCAATATTTGTCCAAGAACTTTTTTGTTTCTGGAAAGCTTTCTAAGCAAATAAGTTTCAGGATTATTAGACAAATAACTCTGTTTAACACCCGACACagttccttcctttctccctttcctgccAGCAGGTCTCTGGCAGATCCCAGAGCATAGGTGCCTCTTATTCTGGCACAactgtaggaagaaaaaaaaataatcaatgcAAGCAAGTAGAGAATAAAAGATTATAAACCCCAGGACAGGACTCTCGTCTTGAAATGCAATCAGGTTCCAGGATTTTTACCACCTAGAAACTTCACCCAGTAAATTTTATCTGTGATTAAGGTGATGATAAATAGCCCAAAAAATACATGACTTCCCTAAAGCACTGGCATTTAttagtttatttttccatttctcctcctctgcaatTAAATCAATATATGCATAGAAAAAACATAAATTTGGTGAAGGAGAGAACTATTCAATGAGCCCCTATGAGGCCAATGGTCACTGTACAGGTAGGGACCACATGGGGAGGGTTTTGCAAACCCAGTGGAGTTTTGCTCCACTCACTGTGTCCAAATCATAGTCCAGGTCTGAATCCCCACCAGCTTCAGGCTCTACTCATGGCTTTTGGGGGGAAGTCAACAATCTCCTGAAGCAAAGCAATACCACTTTTGAAGTCTTTGTGTCTTGCCAAGCAGGATTTTGAGGACTGCCCCCATTTTCTGATCCCATCTCTagatcaggcactggaatggggaTCCAGACTGGGAGAGAGTCCTGACgtttaaaaaccaaaacttcATGCTGAAAGGAGCAAAAGCAAAGAGTCTGGTACTGTCCCTCCAGGTCCAGTCACAGGCAGTATTTTTCCTCCAAATCCTTTAAAATGTCCGTTTTCGGGTCTTTGACTGTTCTAGCAGCTTAGTGAAATGGGCTAACTCATGCCGAGTCCAGTACAAGTTTTAAAATCTACTTCAGAGATACTGCGCTGGAGCCTGGGATGGATCGGGACAAGGTGGTGTGGAGAAGAGCTGCGGGCATGGCGGAGACCGCCCCCACCTCCCACAGGGGCGGATTTCTGCGCACAGTCACCTCCTTCCGGGAGAAAGAACTGCAGGGCGGAGAAGGGCGATGATGCTGGGAAGCTAGTGAGCTTGGCTGATACACTATCAAAAACACACTGTCGCGATACACGAGGGTACACAAATACCTTCCAAGGCTTCCTTTAAAATGCAGATAGGCCAGTCTCCCATGGGAAGCTGGTAgctccctgctggagcagctccagcagatcCTTCTTGCTGCGGTGTGCCAGCAGATGTGGGCACAGAGGAGGGATATCCTGGGGAGCGGTGCCGGGCCCCAGACAGCTGAAACATCACTGAAAACCCCAGAGAGTGATGCCGAAACCTCCCTTTGGGTGTAGGAGAAAGCAAGGGGAGCATCCCATCAGGGCACTGAGcggggctgcagctccatcccGCCCAGGGTCCAAGGCAAAACACTGCACCACTCCCGCCGTCAGTAACAGCGAGCCCTGGGAGGGGACccggagcagggctgggcaggaggcaaagctcttctctccttcctcatGACGCAGCAGCCTGAAATCCACAttcagcccagccctgccaaaacCAGTTGCTCCTTATTTACCCATCAAACAGGAAGGGCAACTCTCAGCACGGCCCTTTCACAAATTTTCTGTCAAACGTCACTTGTAGGGCTGTTCAGTTAACATCAGGCTCATTAACCAGAAGCGTTAGCACGCATCTCACAAGTGACAATTTGCCTTAGGACTTCCGCGTGGTTTCCAGGACAGAGGTTCACCAGACTGCAGCCTGGAATTTCAAAGGTAGGAGTGggttcccagccccagggagcccAGTGCATGGAGTGGTGGGTGCCTGTCCCATCGGTCAGGGTGGCAGTAGGAGAGAGGTGAGTAGATGGACTAGCTCGGGTAGGAAATAGTTCATGCTCCAAATTACAACCACACCCCATCCCTGTGGGTGAAGACACTCCAAGATTTGGCCAAGTGGAAATATTTCTGGGTTTGAGTGTCTGCAAAGCTGCCTGTTCTGCCCAGCACAGCGGTgctgctcctcttcctttctcctttctcctttggATTTGAAGGAGAACAAGCTTGTTCCCAGAGATTCCCCTGACTGGGCAAGGCCAGATCACAACTTGTCCTCAGACAGCATTTTGCAGCCCCTAATATTTAAAACCTACTTTGCATCATCCCAGAAGGAcatgcagcagagctgtgactggaaatatctaccccatcaGCTGAATAGAAAAGCCATTACCAAGAACAGGATTTGAAacaggagcacacagggcaacagacagacacagggaaGGGTTCTGAGGTGTCAGAGGGAAGCAAGCTCAATCGGTGCAGTACACAGAGCCAAAACTTATCAGGGTGGGACCAAGTACATGTACCTGATAGGAGTTTGTACATCTTTAATTACACCTTAGCTATTACAAATATGACTAAACATAGCTATTATATTTTCATCCAGAACCTGCCTGGCTTTGGTAGGTTACAGGTAACTTTATGGCATTGTCTTCTTTTCCTCAGGGTGATCTCTGACCATTGGCCACCCCCCCTCGGCTGTGCTCTCTCTCCCCAACACCATGCGGATCTCAGGTGAGGGAAGCATATTTACTTTTCTATGTCTATTTTTCTGCAGTTCCTTATACCTCTTTCTAATTTGCATGATGCCTTCTAAGCCCAGCTGCCCTGACCTTCCCCTGCCAGGGACATGGGAAAGGGCCTTTGTGTAAACATCAGGTTTTTACAAGATTTGTGTAGATTTCAGCCTGTTGTATTTTTCCCAGTGAAACTTTCTGTGACTGGGAAGAGATGGCTATTGAGACGCTCCTGGTTCCATAAGAGCCATTCAGCTGCAACAAAAGTATATTTTTCTACTCTCTTTCCATGCAGGACTGGAACGTTTTGCTCTGATGAGCGCTGCTTTAAAGCCAAATGCCAATCACATTTGTATCAGCAGCTGCTCGGCTGTAGCAAGTGACTAATTGGGGGATAGCAGTCttcccagcactgggaacatAAGAAATATTTGGATTTACATATCTTTCTAAGTAATTATCAGGTTTACTTTAATGTAGAGAGAAATATGAATATTGCCTCCCAGTAGAATGGTAATGCCTGTCTGAGCATCACCACATACTCTAGAGATATTAATTAAGAGATCAGAATCCATTTAGATGGTGAGGGAGTATTAGCTGACTTCCCACACCATGTAAGCACTGGCTGTCACTGTGTGTCTGGTAACCTTGGGGCACACACACCAAGTCCCCACAAAAGCAGAGGGATGCCCGTCTCCAacccacctgcagctgctgctctcacctGGCTCCTCTCCTGTACCTTGCAGGTGTGATCCGGTACGTGGTGCTGCTCATCACACTGCTGGGCACATGGTTCATCATGCAGACGTACTTCCACCACAGCTGGAAATCCATCAGCCTGCGGAGCTGGCTCAGTAAGGCACCACCAGGGCTCCAGCCAGACCCCAAGGGAGGGTGTGAGAGGTTCCATTGCGAGccagctcccagagctggataTAGTTGCCACAAATATTTACACTTGCAATCTCTGGCCAAGGTTACAGCCACTAGCTCTGAGCACCAGGGCGGAGAGGGGACAGCATGGTGGGAAGCTGCACTGGGGCAGATGGGTCTAGGGATGTCTGCAGCCATGGGATGGGAACCAATTTTGGACAGCTGGTGCCTAAACAGCTGCTCCTAGCTTGGGGAAGAGCCATCTGCTCTCTGGGATATCTAACCCTCCTGCTTGATACCCACAGGTGCCACGAACAAGCCCAGCAGTGAGTATCACTCTCGACTTCATCTCCGTCACACAGCTGCGCCCCAGGGTTGAGAGCAATGGTGGACGTGCAATAGCtgccctcagagccccttccccaAGGCAAAAATCCCACCCTCCCAATCACAGGGGGATTTTGCTATTACACACAGCAGTGGGGTCTTTAGTGGACTCTGCAAACCTTCATGCaatccccctgccccagcagaagCACCCCCAGGCCACAGCAGGAAGGTCATGGGCCCCTGTCAGGCAGGTCCCTGCCTTGGCTAAGAATGGGGAAGCTCTGGGCAGAAAAGCCCTGAGGAGCTGGTTGTGGATGCCAACTCCAAATGCTCCGGGCACACGCCCTCTGGTCATTTTGGCATCAGCGTTCCCATCCCGCTGCTCACACCCAGAGCAGCACCTGTCAGCCCTGCTCATACCTCCCACCCCAAACCTCAGCACTGCAAACCTCAAACAAGAAGCTCGTCCCAGCCCCAGGACAAGCCTCTTTCATGCAAGAAACCAGTCTAGGTGTTGCCCCCTTAGTGGGCCACTGTCCCCAGTCCTGCTCAGCCCCTCAGGAACATGGCTTGTGTCCCCTCGGGGCCAGTGCCATGGTTTGCAGCTCCGCTCCTTCCTCACAGGTGAGAAGCTGCCCCAGCACAAGTGTGGGAACCAGAAGAGCTGCCCCCAAAATTATTTTGCCTTCAAGATCATCAGTGGTGCTGCAAACGTGGTGGGACcttccatctgctttgacgGCTTGGTGTAAGCAGCacatggcagggacagggcagctgTGTCTGGCTTGGCCTTCAGTTTGGCCTCTGATGAGCACATCAATGGCCATCACAGTGTATTTGtggttaaaaacaaaaattctgtAGATTGCTACACTTTTGGGGCATTTTGCTGTCTCCAGCCACTTTGCCCCATCACAGTTTCACTGGCATCAGCATCTCCAGAGCAACCCTGCACTcactgtgctctctgctttcctttctaGCCTCATGAGCAgtgtgaaaaacaacattggCAGAGGTCTGAACATCGCACTGGTGAATGGTGAGTCGGGTGGGCactgaccccctcctctccatGGCCAGGGTCCTTCTTCCCCCAGGAGAGAACAGGCCACTGGGGACCCTATCCAAGGCTCTGTGGCTGAGCCAAAAGCTTATCCATCTATTGTTGCATGGGGCACACAGCCACAATTATCATTGCAAGCACTGCCAGTTAGAAGAGAACAAACCCACCTGGGTAATGCAGGACAGTTTCACAAACTCCTCCAAACAGCACAGTCACCATCTCAGCAGACACAAGACTCTGAGAGAAGAGTAAAGCCCTTTGCAGCAGGAACCCCAGGCTCATGGCCAAGCAAAGCCTAGAGCCACACCAGTGCAAATTAACTGCATTCTGTTTTCAATTTTAACCTTTCAGGAACAACTGGGCAGCTCCTGAACACCAACACATTCGACATGTACTCTGGAGGTGAGCACTGTCACTCTGCTGCTTGGTTGTTCCCAGCCAGGGCTCACACCAACACTGTTGGCTGCTGGTtacttcagctgctcctctgtcATGTATTTAATTATACATTTGAGTGGACTTTGACTAGAATTGCCAGCCTCGATGGTAAAATCCCAGCTTTCCCCAAGGTCATCAAGCCTGGAGTCCTCCAATGCATCTGCATTCAAGACTGGCTTCTCCTTTTACGTACACACAATagcctggaaaacaaaattttcacaACCTGAATAAACCAGGGCACTTGAGATTTGAGAAGAGTACTTTCTGAGATCAGCTGGTTACACTAATCCTGGTATTTTGCAACTTGCAACTCAGTTTTTGAATGCTAGTGCTGGCTGAGCAGCAGTTTGTTTCCCTGCCTTTCAGGGAAGGATAAATGAGGGAGCTCAGGGCATGGCAGGAAGATGtggcccccagccccagcaaaGCTGGGCACAcggagcagagcctggtggcAGCAAAGACCTGTGCCTGGTGGCTTCAAACAATATTCCTAGCAGCAAATAGATGCCCTGAGCCAGTGTAGCACCTGGCTGACACTGACATGCCGGATGCTGCAAGTCCCACCACTTTACAAAGCAGTTACCAAATCTCCACACTTTTGGCAAGACTCATCCAAAAATACATGTTAAAACCACCCTTGTAGTTCTTtggattttcccttttttttttcaagccttCCCTAGAGATCAGTCCCCTTCTATGCTCCTCAGTTTTGCAACTCATTCTTGGTAACTCTGGATTTTTAAGGATAATCACCAATATAATGGGATTTCCAGCTGAGTTCACAAGCGAGATGCTCGGTAGGAGAGGCACggggaaaggagaaggcaaTCGGCTGCTGTGCCACTAGATGGGGCATTAGATTCAAGCATCCCATGCACGCGGGATGAGCAGCAATTCCCTCAATACAGCCATAATCACACGGCAGGCAGCTCTGTGGCCGAGCGCTTCATTTCTTGTGTCGGGAAGTAAATTCACATAACTAGATTTCACAGTTAATGAGCAAAGTTTAGAAGCAATTTCCCCCTTGCAGTTGTACTGAGAGGAAGACATCagtcctgggcactgcaggaaaGCCCAGGTGGGAACATAAGAATGCAGCATTGGGAGCCCACCTTTCCCCAAGGCCATGGTCCCACATCCTGGTTAGCACCAGCACAGTCAGAGGTGTTTCCCACCGACCCAGAGGAGACTCTTCCAGCTACCACGCAACAGTCCCTGCTAAATCCCTTTTTCTCTCCCCAATGCTCTTCTCCGCCAGACATTAAAAAGCTGGAAACCTTCCTCCAAGGGATCAAGCATGGCACCCTTGTGCTGACAGCCAGCTACGATGATGCTGCCACAAAGTGAGTTTGCCCATGGGAGCAACACTGGGCTCCCCAAAAACCTgcagctgggggagctggatatgttgctgccagcagcagagaggggacAGGAAGGGACATCCACCTGGTACTACACTAACACCCCCCTTACCTTTTTCAGGATGAATGACAAAGTCCGGGCATTTttcacagagctgggcagcagccacGTGAGCGAGCTGGGCTTCCGGGACAACTGGGTCTTCTTGGGAGCAAAAGGGCTGATGAACAAGTCCCCCTTTGAAAAGGTATGTGGTCCTCCCCTGAAACAACAAGCTCTGGCAGCTCTATCCTCTTCATAGCATCTCCTGAGCTACATCTCCCCCACCTGTCTGCAGAAGACAAGGGCCAGTGGCATTATGCCTCACGTCAAGCCAAGCTGCAACTTTTGGCATATTGCAAACTTGCATTGTGCC from Pithys albifrons albifrons isolate INPA30051 chromosome 3, PitAlb_v1, whole genome shotgun sequence includes these protein-coding regions:
- the FAM3D gene encoding protein FAM3D isoform X1; its protein translation is MRISGVIRYVVLLITLLGTWFIMQTYFHHSWKSISLRSWLSATNKPSSEKLPQHKCGNQKSCPQNYFAFKIISGAANVVGPSICFDGLVLMSSVKNNIGRGLNIALVNGTTGQLLNTNTFDMYSGDIKKLETFLQGIKHGTLVLTASYDDAATKMNDKVRAFFTELGSSHVSELGFRDNWVFLGAKGLMNKSPFEKHIKNDKETNKYEGWPELLEVEGCAPRKMD
- the FAM3D gene encoding protein FAM3D isoform X2; translation: MRISGVIRYVVLLITLLGTWFIMQTYFHHSWKSISLRSWLSATNKPSSEKLPQHKCGNQKSCPQNYFAFKIISGAANVVGPSICFDGLVLMSSVKNNIGRGLNIALVNDIKKLETFLQGIKHGTLVLTASYDDAATKMNDKVRAFFTELGSSHVSELGFRDNWVFLGAKGLMNKSPFEKHIKNDKETNKYEGWPELLEVEGCAPRKMD